One Gossypium raimondii isolate GPD5lz chromosome 3, ASM2569854v1, whole genome shotgun sequence genomic window carries:
- the LOC105794370 gene encoding nuclear pore complex protein NUP155: protein MSWVEEVVLRDVTNAGLVVSDRIGREVAAQLDLEEALEASRYASHPYSTHPREWPPLIEVEDTWELPPVLIERYNAAGGEGTALCGIFPEIRRAWASVDNSLFLWRFDKWDGQCPEYNVEEQAICAVGLAKSRPGIFIEAIQYLLILATPVELILVGVCCSGGGDNSDPYAEVSLQPLPEYTIPSDGVTMTCISCTDKGRIFLAGRDGHIYELHYTTGSGWHKRCRKVCLTAGVGSVISRWVIPNMFKFGAVDPIVEMVVDNERQILYARTEEMKIQVFVMGPSGDSPLKKVAEERNLLNQKDAHYGGRQVTASRASNRSAKPSIVSISPLSTLESKWLHLVAILSDGRRMYLSTSTSSGSNSTVGGLSGFNNHHHRPSCLKVVTTRPSPPLGVSGGLTFGAMSLAGRNQTEDLSLKVETAYYSTGTLVLSDSSPPTMSSLLIVSRDSSSQSSLSGNLGASARSSRALRESVSSLPVEGRMLFVADVLPLPDTAATVLSLYSELEFCGSESSVESCEKASGKLWARGDLSTQHILPRRRIVIFSTMGMMEVVFNRPVDILRRLLESNSPRPILEDFFNRFGAGEAAAMCLMLAARIVHSENLISNVVAEKAAEAFEDPRIVGVPQVEGTSGLSNTRTAAGGFSMGQVVQEAEPVFSGAHEGLCLCSSRLLFPVWELPVMVVKGGYDAASENGLIACRLSVGAMQVLENKTRALEIFLRSRRNKRRGLYGCVAGLGDMTGSILYGTGSELGAGDRSMVRNLFGAYFRSVESNGGGTSNKRQRLPYSPAELAAMEVRAMECIRQLLLRSAEALFLLQLVSQHHVTRLVQGFDANIRQELVQLTFHQLVCSEEGDRLATRLISALMEYYTGPDGRGTVDDISGKLREGCPSYFKESDYKFFLAVECLERAAVTPDPDVKENLAREAFDFLSKVPESADLRTVCKRFEDLRFYEAVVRLPLQKAQALDPVGDAFHEQIEQAIRDYAIAQREQCYEIIASALRSLKGEGSQREFGSPARPVAVRSVLDHASRRKYICQIVQLGVQSPDRLFHEYLYRTMIDLGLENELLEYGGPDLVPFLQTAGCEPAQEVRALSALTSATPSVGQPGAPIHSNQAKYFDLLARYYVLKRQHLLAAHVLLRLAERRSIDGSNAPSLEQRRQYLSNAVLQAKSASNNDGLVASNRGAFDSGLLDLLEGKLAVLQFQIKVKEELEAMATRLEATPGTSESVQNGSAADSRFNGDANLANGAREKAKELSSDLKSITQLYNEYAVPFELWEICLEMLYFANYSGDADSSIIRETWARLIDQALLSGGIAEACSVLKRVGSKVYPGDGAVLPLDTVCLHLEKAALERVESGTESVGDEDVARALLAACKGAAEPTLNTYDQLLSNGAILSSPNLRLRLLQSVLVVLREWAMSVFAQRMGTTAAGASLILGGAFSPEQTMVLNQGIRDKITSAANRYMTEVRRLPLPQSRTEAVYRGFRELEESLIAPFSFDRFL, encoded by the exons ATGTCGTGGGTGGAGGAGGTTGTATTGCGCGATGTCACCAATGCGGGACTCGTCGTTAGCGACCGTATTGGCCGTGAAGTGGCGGCTCAGTTGGACCTTGAGGAAGCTTTGGAAGCTTCCAGATATGCCAGTCATCCCTACTCCACACACCCCAGAGAG TGGCCTCCTTTGATCGAGGTGGAAGATACTTGGGAGCTACCTCCGGTACTCATAGAAAGATATAATGCAGCTGGTGGAGAAGGAACTGCATTATGTGGAATATTTCCGGAGATACGTAGGGCGTGGGCATCTGTGGATAATTCTTTGTTTCTTTGGCGTTTTGACAAATG GGATGGCCAATGCCCTGAATACAATGTGGAGGAACAAGCTATATGTGCTGTTGGCCTCGCCAAATCTAGACCTGGCATTTTCATTGAAGCTATACAGTATCTTTTAATATTAGCAACTCCTGTCGAG TTGATTCTTGTAGGAGTATGCTGCTCTGGAGGGGGTGATAATAGTGATCCTTATGCAGAGGTTTCACTGCAGCCTTTGCCAGAGTATACAATACCTTCTGACGGAGTTACTATGACTTGTATCTCTTGTACTGATAAGGGTCGTATTTTCTTGGCTGGCCGAGATGGCCACATATATGAGCTGCATTACACGACCGGTTCTGGCTGGCATAAGCGTTGTCGGAAAGTTTGCCTCACTGCAGGTGTAGGGAGTGTTATTTCAAG GTGGGTTATACCAAATATGTTTAAGTTTGGAGCTGTAGATCCCATTGTTGAAATGGTTGTTGATAACGAAAGGCAGATTCTATATGCAAGAACTGAAGAGATGAAAATTCAGGTTTTTGTCATGGGGCCAAGTGGAGACAGTCCATTGAAAAAAGTGGCTGAAGAAAGGAATTTGTTAAATCAGAAAGATGCACATTATGGAGGTAGACAAGTAACAGCATCAAGAGCGTCAAATCGATCAGCAAAACCATCCATTGTTTCAATTTCCCCTTTATCCACGTTAGAATCAAAGTGGCTGCATCTTGTTGCTATTTTATCAGATGGTAGGCGAATGTACCTTTCTACCTCCACATCTAGTGGAAGTAATAGTACTGTTGGAGGTTTGAGTGGATTTAACAATCATCACCACAGGCCAAGCTGTTTAAAAGTTGTAACAACTAGGCCTTCACCTCCTTTAGGCGTCAGTGGTGGACTTACCTTTGGCGCAATGTCTTTGGCTGGTAGGAATCAGACTGAGGATCTTTCACTGAAGGTAGAAACAGCATACTATTCTACTGGAACTCTTGTCCTTTCTGattcttcaccaccaaccatgTCTTCTCTTCTCATTGTGAGCAGAGATTCAAGCTCACAGTCATCTCTGTCAGGTAATTTAGGAGCAAGTGCTCGGAGTTCCCGAGCATTACGAGAATCTGTTTCTTCCTTGCCCGTTGAAGGCCGAATGCTCTTTGTGGCAGATGTTCTTCCTTTACCAGATACAGCTGCCACTGTGTTATCCCTGTATTCCGAGCTTGAATTTTGTGGATCTGAAAGCTCAGTTGAGTCTTGTGAAAAAGCATCAGGGAAGTTGTGGGCTAGAGGTGACCTTTCAACTCAACATATATTGCCAAGGAGGAGAATTGTTATTTTCAGCACCATGGGCATGATGGAAGTAGTTTTCAATCGGCCCGTTGATATTCTGAGAAGATTGTTGGAGTCAAACTCTCCAAGACCAATATTAGAGGATTTCTTTAATCGTTTTGGTGCTGGTGAAGCAGCTGCAATGTGTTTGATGCTAGCTGCAAGGATAGTTCATTCTGAAAATCTTATAAGCAATGTTGTTGCTGAAAAGGCAGCTGAAGCATTTGAGGACCCAAGAATTGTTGGAGTGCCACAAGTTGAAGGTACCAGTGGACTATCAAATACTAGAACTGCTGCTGGGGGTTTCAGCATGGGGCAGGTTGTTCAGGAGGCTGAGCCAGTGTTCTCAGGTGCTCATGAAGGGCTCTGCCTCTGCTCATCAAGGTTGCTATTTCCTGTTTGGGAGCTCCCTGTTATGGTTGTGAAAGGTGGTTATGATGCAGCATCGGAAAATGGGTTGATTGCATGCAGACTTTCTGTTGGGGCTATGCAAGTCCTTGAGAACAAGACTCGTGCTTTGGAGATATTCTTAAGGTCTAGAAGGAACAAAAGAAGAGGGCTTTATGGATGTGTAGCTGGTTTAGGTGACATGACTGGTTCTATTCTCTATGGAACTGGTTCAGAATTAGGTGCTGGTGATAGGAGCATGGTTAGAAACTTATTTGGTGCTTATTTCCGGAGTGTGGAGTCTAATGGTGGTGGAACGTCCAATAAAAGACAGCGGTTACCATATAGTCCCGCTGAATTGGCTGCTATGGAG GTGAGAGCGATGGAATGCATCCGGCAGCTGCTTCTTAGGTCTGCTGAAGCTCTGTTTTTACTACAGCTTGTTTCTCAGCATCATGTAACACGCTTGGTTCAGGGATTTGATGCTAACATCCGCCAGGAATTGGTTCAGTTGACATTCCATCAACTTGTTTGTTCTGAGGAGGGTGACCGCCTTGCTACAAGACTTATTTCTGCTTTGATGGAG TATTATACTGGCCCTGATGGCAGGGGGACAGTGGATGATATAAGTGGTAAATTACGTGAGGGTTGTCCAAGCTATTTCAAGGAGTCTGATTATAAGTTTTTCTTAGCTGTGGAATGTCTTGAAAGAGCTGCTGTAACTCCTGATCCTGATGTGAAGGAAAATCTTGCCAGGGAAGCCTTTGATTTCTTAAGTAAAGTTCCAGAATCTGCTGATTTAAGAACTGTTTGCAAACGGTTTGAGGACTTAAG ATTTTATGAGGCTGTGGTTCGCTTACCCCTACAGAAAGCTCAGGCACTTGATCCTGTAGGTGATGCTTTCCATGAACAAATTGAGCAAGCAATCAGAGATTATGCAATTGCTCAGCGTGAACAGTGCTATGAGATAATTGCTAGTGCTTTACGTTCTCTGAAAGGTGAGGGCTCACAGAGGGAATTTGGGTCTCCTGCTAGGCCTGTTGCAGTGCGATCTGTCCTTGATCATGCTTCACGAAGGAAATATATATGCCAGATTGTTCAGCTTGGTGTTCAATCACCTGACAGATTGTTTCATGAGTACTTGTACAGAACTATGATCGATTTAGGTCTTGAGAATGAGCTGTTGGAATATGGGGGTCCTGATTTGGTGCCTTTTCTGCAGACTGCTGGTTGTGAACCTGCACAAGAG GTTCGAGCTCTCTCTGCATTGACATCAGCAACCCCTTCAGTGGGTCAACCTGGAGCTCCTATTCATTCTAATCAAGCTAAATACTTTGATCTTTTGGCTCGATATTATGTCTTGAAGCGACAGCATTTGCTTGCAGCTCATGTGTTATTGAGGCTGGCTGAAAGACGCTCAATTGATGGGAGCAATGCTCCTAGTCTTGAACAGAG GCGTCAATACCTAAGTAATGCTGTTCTCCAGGCCAAGAGTGCTAGTAACAATGATGGTCTGGTAGCTTCTAACCGGGGTGCTTTTGACAGTGGATTGCTGGACTTACTAGAAGGGAAACTTGCTGTTCTTCAGTTTCAGATAAAAGTAAAAGAGGAACTGGAGGCAATGGCTACCAGGTTAGAAGCTACACCTGGTACATCAGAATCTGTTCAAAATGGATCTGCTGCTGATAGCAGGTTTAATGGTGATGCTAATTTAGCAAATGGTGCACGAGAGAAGGCCAAGGAGTTATCTTCAGATTTGAAGAGCATTACTCAGTTGTATAATGAATATGCAGTTCCTTTTGAACTTTGGGAG ATATGCCTGGAAATGTTGTACTTTGCAAACTATTCAGGTGATGCTGATAGTAGCATTATCCGAGAAACTTGGGCTAGACTTATTGATCAAGCTCTTTTAAGCGGTGGAATTGCTGAGGCTTGCTCCGTTTTGAAGCGGGTTGGTTCTAAAGTTTATCCGGGAGATGGAGCTGTATTACCTCTGGATACTGTATGCCTTCATCTAGAGAAGGCTGCATTG GAGAGGGTGGAATCTGGAACCGAATCTGTTGGGGATGAAGATGTGGCAAGGGCTCTTCTGGCTGCTTGCAAGGGTGCAGCTGAACCTACCTTGAACACTTACGatcaattattatcaaatgGGGCTATTTTGTCATCACCGAATCTCAGATTACGCCTTCTTCAATCAGTGCTAGTGGTACTTCGAGAATGGGCAATGTCTGTATTTGCACAGAGGATGGGCACGACTGCTGCTGGTGCTTCTTTAATATTAGGTGGAGCATTCTCGCCTGAACAAACAATGGTTCTAAACCAGGGGATTCGCGACAAGATCACTAGTGCAGCAAACAG GTACATGACGGAGGTGAGGAGATTGCCACTTCCACAGAGTCGGACTGAGGCTGTTTATAGAGGATTTCGAGAACTTGAAGAATCTTTAATTGCCCCATTTTCTTTTGACCGATTTTTGTAG
- the LOC105794371 gene encoding E3 ubiquitin protein ligase RIE1 produces MAASDPHAPLLRPRQPDGSAARPVSLAHLLGRATGRRGASMLVRETAARELEERRADWGYSKPVVALDMLWNTAFVVVSVVMLISTADETPNTPIRLWICAYALQCLLHVVLVWLEYRRRNSRRISVTDEERGEAVSGDVNDSEDEEDSGLFGSNESSITKRCETVNTMASFLWWIVGFYWVVSGGDILLQNAPRLYWLAVVFLAFDVFFAIFCVVLACLIGIALCCCLPCIIAILYAITEQEGASEADLSILPKYKFQIINNREKPSLGAGKMIPIETSSGYLANERILLPEDAECCICLSSYEDGVDLHALPCNHHFHSTCIVKWLKMNATCPLCKYNILKGNEQV; encoded by the exons ATGGCGGCGTCTGATCCTCACGCGCCTCTCCTTCGTCCGCGTCAACCTGATGGCTCAGCTGCTCGCCCTGTATCGTTGGCGCATTTATTGGGGCGAGCCACGGGACGGCGTGGCGCTTCCATGCTGGTTAGGGAGACAGCGGCACGTGAGTTGGAGGAGCGGAGGGCCGACTGGGGGTACTCGAAGCCCGTGGTGGCACTGGACATGCTGTGGAATACAGCGTTCGTGGTGGTGTCGGTAGTGATGTTGATAAGTACCGCGGATGAGACGCCCAATACTCCTATTAGATTATGGATCTGTGCTTATGCTTTGCAGTGCTTGCTTCATGTTGTTTTAGTGTGGTTGGAATACAGGCGAAGGAACAGTAGGAGAATATCTGTTACGGATGAGGAGAGAGGAGAAGCAGTTTCTGGGGATGTTAATGATAGTGAAGATGAAGAAGACAGCGGTCTTTTTGGTTCAAATGAATCAAG TATAACTAAACGATGTGAAACAGTGAATACCATGGCATCATTTCTTTGGTGGATAGTCGGCTTCTATTGGGTAGTTTCTGGTGGTGATATCCTTCTGCAGAATGCCCCGCGGTTGTACTG GTTGGCTGTGGTTTTTCTGGCATTTGATGTGTTCTTTGCAATCTTTTGTGTTGTTTTGGCGTGTTTGATTGGGATTGCTCTCTGCTGCTGCTTGCCTTGCATCATTGCAATTCTTTATGCTATTACGGAGCAG GAAGGTGCATCGGAAGCAGATCTTAGTATccttccaaaatataaatttcagatTATAAACAACCGTGAGAAGCCTAGTTTGGGAGCTGGAAAAATGATCCCCATAGAAACAAGCAGTGGATACTTGGCAAATGAGCGCATACTCTTACCTGAGGATGCA GAATGTTGTATATGTCTAAGCTCATACGAAGATGGCGTGGATCTTCATGCTCTCCCTTGCaaccatcattttcattcaacGTGTATTGTGAAATGGCTTAAGATGAATGCAACGTGTCCTCTCTGTAAGTACAATATTTTGAAGGGAAATGAGCAAGTATGA